From Parasteatoda tepidariorum isolate YZ-2023 chromosome 1, CAS_Ptep_4.0, whole genome shotgun sequence, one genomic window encodes:
- the LOC122270063 gene encoding uncharacterized protein has product MAENDKNTTQITAFAGENPKVDLSAKEKETREKPTEGDKMNPSSKEVEMTSTQSTSQVGQEAINSMTASMDGIKLKKRLSGAQKKKLAREKKMAEGTWVEKPKPKQRGEKRQSQRMEQDVAPKAARKEGPEGITFKEALTAVKMAVILEGHPLERLSEEQALDLEFLITEKISRNEEGFVPTFLSCRLENGALIINCADLGSSKWLEQIVVEINPWQEQTLLVGEARKLVRTTKIIAKLPKVCSKLESKEVLRKIEAQNGGLTPTEWNILHRKNEPSGQTIVLSVPELDAATLGKRGYKFYIGLHQVQAKDNAPYHKSRIVEEHSSDFQVTSWSPNSPDLNPIEHLIALDICLDFNIIRLELFTYF; this is encoded by the exons ATGGctgaaaatgacaaaaatacaaCTCAAATTACTGCATTTGCAGGTGAAAATCCCAAAGTAGACCTTTCTgcaaaagaaaaggaaactaGGGAAAAACCAACTGAAGGAGATAAAATGAACCCTTCATCAAAAGAGGTAGAAATGACCTCTACCCAATCAACATCTCAAGTGGGGCAGGAAGCTATTAATAGCATGACTGCCTCCATGGATGggatcaaacttaaaaaaagactaTCTGGTGCACAGAAAAAGAAACTTGCCCGAGAAAAGAAGATGGCTGAAGGTACCTGGGTAGAAAAACCCAAACCAAAGCAGAGAGGCGAGAAAAGACAAAGCCAAAGGATGGAACAAGATGTAGCCCCAAAGGCTGCCAGGAAAGAAGGACCTGAAGGTATAACCTTTAAGGAAGCTCTAACCGCAGTTAAAATGGCTGTGATTCTTGAAGGACATCCTCTTGAGCGCTTATCCGAAGAACAGGCCCTAGACCTTGAGTTCttgataactgaaaaaatttctagaaatgaaGAGGGTTTTGTCCCCACTTTTCTTTCTTGCAGACTAGAAAATGGGGCACTTATCATCAATTGTGCAGATCTGGGGAGCTCTAAGTGGCTGGAACAGATTGTAGTTGAGATAAACCCATGGCAGGAGCAAACTCTCTTGGTAGGAGAGGCAAGGAAACTTGTCAGAACTACTAAGATCATTGCTAAACTGCCGAAAGTCTGTAGTAAACTGGAGTCCAAAGAGGTTCTGAGAAAGATTGAGGCACAAAATGGTGGGCTTACTCCAACCGAATGGAACATACTTCATCGGAAGAATGAACCATCAGGACAGACCATCGTCCTTAGCGTGCCTGAACTGGACGCGGCTACACTTGGCAAAAGgggatataaattttatatcggACTTCACCAAGTTCAAGCCAAA gataatgcaccatatCATAAgagtcgaatcgtcgaggaacattccagtgactttcaagtcacgTCTTGgtccccaaattcacctgaccttaatccaatagagcatttaaTTGCTCTGGACATTTGCcttgattttaatatcattagACTTGAACTTTTCacctatttttaa